From the genome of Nakamurella flavida, one region includes:
- a CDS encoding FAD-dependent monooxygenase — protein sequence MIDVVIAGGGPTGLMLAAELRLHRLHVVVLERLTGPTPIVRSLGLQARSLEVLDQRGMLAPFLAVGTRHPIGGFAGVPAPWPADLPSSQPYVLGIPQTTTDRLLVEHAIEVGAEIRWGTELITLEQDDRGVDVELADATRLRCRFLVGCDGGRSTVRRLTGIAFPGEPSRVEMILGEVEVAAPPDVVAAVVAEVRRTELRFGVGPSDDGVHRIVVPAADLAADRDVPPTLAELRERLRAVAGTDLGVHSPRWLSRFGDATRLAERYRLSRVLLAGDAAHVHPPTGGQGLNLGIRDAVNLGWKLAAEISGWAPAGLLDSYHAERHPVAAEVLETTRAVMALLSADPGPRAVRGLLAELLQIPGVNRHLTEKVSALGIRYDTGDGHPLVGRRMPDVPLGSGRLYHHLRDARGVLIERAGGLSVAGWADRIHHVTDPGADLDEPAVLVRPDGHVAWAGAEQSGLELALHRWFGGPTRTPQRHPPGA from the coding sequence GTGATCGACGTCGTCATCGCCGGGGGTGGCCCGACCGGGCTGATGCTGGCCGCCGAGCTCCGCCTGCACCGACTGCACGTGGTGGTGCTGGAACGGCTCACCGGGCCGACGCCGATCGTCCGCTCGCTGGGCCTGCAGGCCCGCAGCCTGGAGGTGCTCGACCAGCGCGGCATGCTGGCGCCCTTCCTGGCGGTGGGCACCCGGCACCCGATCGGCGGCTTCGCCGGGGTGCCGGCACCGTGGCCGGCGGATCTGCCGAGCTCCCAGCCGTACGTCCTAGGCATCCCGCAGACCACGACCGACCGTCTGCTCGTCGAGCACGCGATCGAGGTCGGTGCCGAGATCCGTTGGGGGACCGAGCTGATCACCCTCGAGCAGGACGACCGAGGGGTGGACGTCGAACTGGCCGATGCCACCCGGCTGCGATGCCGCTTCCTGGTGGGATGCGACGGCGGACGCAGCACGGTGCGCAGACTGACCGGCATCGCCTTCCCCGGCGAACCCAGCCGGGTGGAGATGATCCTCGGCGAGGTCGAGGTGGCCGCGCCACCTGACGTCGTGGCCGCGGTGGTGGCCGAGGTGCGGCGGACGGAACTGCGGTTCGGGGTCGGGCCGTCGGATGACGGTGTGCACCGCATCGTCGTCCCCGCAGCAGATCTCGCGGCGGATCGCGACGTCCCCCCGACCCTGGCCGAGCTCCGGGAACGACTGCGGGCGGTCGCCGGTACCGACCTCGGGGTGCATTCCCCCCGCTGGCTCTCCCGCTTCGGCGACGCCACCCGCCTCGCCGAGCGCTACCGGCTGAGCCGGGTCCTGCTGGCCGGGGACGCCGCCCACGTCCACCCGCCCACCGGGGGGCAGGGCCTCAACCTGGGCATCCGGGACGCGGTCAACCTGGGGTGGAAGCTGGCCGCCGAGATCTCCGGATGGGCTCCGGCCGGGTTGCTCGACAGCTACCACGCGGAACGGCACCCGGTGGCCGCCGAAGTCCTGGAGACCACCCGGGCCGTCATGGCCCTGCTCTCCGCCGATCCGGGCCCCCGAGCGGTGCGCGGCCTGCTCGCCGAGCTCCTGCAGATCCCCGGGGTCAACCGGCATCTCACCGAGAAGGTGTCCGCGCTGGGCATCCGCTACGACACGGGTGACGGACACCCCCTGGTCGGTCGACGGATGCCGGATGTGCCGCTCGGCTCGGGCCGGCTGTACCACCACCTGCGCGACGCCCGGGGGGTCCTGATCGAGCGCGCCGGCGGCCTGTCGGTGGCCGGCTGGGCGGACCGCATCCACCACGTCACCGATCCCGGTGCCGATCTGGACGAGCCTGCCGTCCTCGTCCGACCCGACGGACACGTGGCCTGGGCGGGCGCCGAGCAGAGCGGTCTGGAGCTCGCCCTGCACCGGTGGTTCGGAGGTCCCACCCGGACCCCTCAGCGGCACCCGCCGGGTGCATGA
- a CDS encoding Na+/H+ antiporter: protein MAAILPTIGLIVGVLLITSVATRFSLPAPILLVLIGLGVSFIPGIPGYEVSPEIVLYVLLPPLLYGAAYESSAVAIRRLIRPIVQLAVVLVLLTAFTVAFVVTAIVPGVPFAAALALGAIVAPPDAVAAVAVARKVGLPRRLLTVLEGESLFNDATSLVTLKVAIAAIGATSVAWAPALGEFAWASGGGVIIGVLLGLFLSFVRRHAGSPLTITALSLVTPFAAYLIGEEAHASGVLVVVVTGLVLGYRSPTEVAASVRLTETATWAALRFVLEGGVFALIGLELRGIIQGLDTSTDNVFLAIGAVLLTVIVSRPIWVGLIHAVSRLTGKENEHVGRKGVAAVSWAGMRGVVSLAAAQTLPLDTPFRSLLLVCTITVILGTLVLQGLSLPWVIRRLGIVEDTRADDLAERTTALTKVSEEINARVDALCSDGKLSERQGELMRKWASLRDWRNWEDDDASRDFARRLSVLSDWRRTLLGIEREVIVGLRNSGELSENVLNDMQHDLDLEEALLERRSQAVDGHLGELPAQEDPEGSGRPELDQEPSPDGESGDRRDADVDEDAAVDDADVSALLMDEQRAEGTVIGQRSGRTGRD, encoded by the coding sequence ATGGCCGCAATCCTCCCGACCATCGGACTCATCGTCGGGGTCCTGCTGATCACCTCGGTGGCGACCCGGTTCTCCCTCCCCGCGCCGATCCTGCTGGTGCTGATCGGCCTGGGCGTCTCGTTCATCCCCGGCATCCCCGGCTACGAGGTCTCCCCCGAGATCGTGCTGTACGTGCTGCTGCCGCCACTGCTCTACGGGGCGGCCTACGAGTCGTCCGCGGTGGCCATCCGCCGGCTGATCCGCCCGATCGTGCAGTTGGCCGTGGTGCTGGTCCTGCTCACCGCGTTCACCGTCGCCTTCGTGGTGACGGCGATCGTGCCGGGCGTGCCGTTCGCCGCCGCGCTCGCCCTGGGGGCCATCGTCGCCCCGCCGGACGCGGTGGCCGCGGTCGCGGTGGCCCGGAAGGTCGGCCTGCCCCGCCGGCTGCTCACCGTGCTCGAGGGCGAGTCGCTGTTCAACGACGCGACCTCCCTGGTCACCCTCAAGGTGGCCATCGCGGCCATCGGGGCGACCTCGGTGGCGTGGGCGCCGGCGCTCGGCGAGTTCGCCTGGGCCTCGGGCGGTGGCGTGATCATCGGGGTGCTGCTGGGTCTGTTCCTCTCGTTCGTCCGTCGGCACGCCGGGTCACCGCTGACCATCACCGCGCTCTCCCTGGTCACCCCGTTCGCGGCCTACCTGATCGGTGAGGAGGCCCACGCCTCCGGGGTTCTCGTCGTCGTGGTGACGGGGCTCGTGCTCGGGTACCGGTCGCCCACGGAGGTGGCGGCGTCGGTCCGGCTGACCGAGACGGCCACCTGGGCGGCGTTGCGCTTCGTCCTGGAGGGCGGGGTGTTCGCGCTCATCGGACTGGAGCTCCGCGGCATCATCCAGGGGCTGGACACCAGCACCGACAACGTCTTCCTGGCCATCGGCGCGGTGCTGCTGACGGTCATCGTGAGCCGGCCGATCTGGGTCGGGCTGATCCACGCCGTCAGTCGGCTCACCGGGAAGGAGAACGAGCACGTCGGCCGCAAGGGGGTGGCGGCGGTCTCCTGGGCCGGGATGCGCGGCGTGGTGTCGCTGGCTGCCGCGCAGACGCTCCCGCTGGACACCCCGTTCCGTTCCCTGCTGCTGGTCTGCACCATCACCGTCATCCTGGGCACCCTGGTGCTCCAGGGGCTGAGCCTGCCGTGGGTGATCCGGCGGCTGGGCATCGTCGAGGACACCCGGGCCGACGATCTCGCCGAACGCACCACAGCGCTGACCAAGGTCAGCGAGGAGATCAACGCCCGGGTGGACGCGCTCTGCTCCGACGGCAAGCTGTCCGAGCGGCAGGGCGAGCTGATGCGCAAGTGGGCCTCGCTGCGCGACTGGCGGAACTGGGAGGACGACGACGCGTCCCGCGACTTCGCCCGCCGGCTGTCCGTGCTGTCGGACTGGCGGCGCACCCTGCTGGGCATCGAGCGTGAGGTCATCGTGGGTCTGCGCAACAGCGGTGAGCTCTCCGAGAACGTCCTGAACGACATGCAGCACGACCTGGACCTGGAGGAGGCCCTGCTGGAACGGCGCAGCCAGGCGGTCGACGGGCACCTCGGCGAGCTCCCCGCCCAGGAGGACCCGGAGGGGTCCGGCCGTCCCGAGCTCGACCAGGAGCCGTCCCCGGACGGGGAGAGCGGTGACCGACGGGACGCCGATGTGGACGAGGACGCCGCCGTCGACGACGCGGACGTCAGTGCCCTGCTGATGGACGAGCAGCGTGCCGAGGGCACCGTCATCGGACAGCGCTCCGGGCGGACCGGCCGGGACTGA